One segment of Solanum lycopersicum chromosome 1, SLM_r2.1 DNA contains the following:
- the LOC104647217 gene encoding uncharacterized protein, with translation MAHLRAYCDQLVGVGKDKALLMRLFSRSQCGEALEWFTSHETQEWPSWSALAKDFIDRFAYNVEIVSDRYSLEKMKQKPTETYREFVYRWRKEAARVRPPITKKKIVEVFMRVQEPEYYDRVIILIGAKFAEIVKVGETIEDGLKSGKIARVSALPGSSGLNPPSIPQNFPSIYQNYPKAYQVPPHYKNVAPSCANVQPSYRALSPSYQIQTPAYLSPHPNYQAPMLNCQTNPYPRTQSPRPNARNYQQVHPPQQSGYDPPRPRFEKKPSRCFTALAESRTKLFKRLSATGYIHPVGPKPVDVDSRFYRLEQRCAYHSNSVGHDTEDFINLKHKIQDLIDQEVVSLQPAVPNVNTNPLPNHGGGNINMIETDEDEREAKRITPVIQEDLEKAFASLSVREKREFVILTPAKAVALVPAKTLAKPKFVIQTVVDQGMTRSCRCYTPDKLALRGQKKDHAKRPINEAEAEEFWRRMQPKDYSIVKHLEKTPA, from the exons ATGGCACACCTAAGAGCGTACTGTGAccaactcgtgggagttggcaaagatAAAGCGTTGCTGATGAGGTTGTTCAGCCGAAGCCAGTGCGGTGAGGCCCTAGAGTGGTTCACGTCACATGAGACTCAAGAATGGCCCAGTTGGAGCGCACTGGCTAAGGATTTCATCGACAGATTCGCATACAACGTCGAGATAGTCTCTGATCGGTACTCCTTGGAGAAGATGAAACAGAAGCCCACAGAAACCTATCGAGAGTTCGTGTACAGGTGGAGGAAAGAGGCAGCGAGGGTGAGGCCTCcgataacaaagaaaaagatcGTAGAGGTGTTCATGCGGGTGCAGGAGCCCGAGTATTATGATAGAGTAATCATATTAATCGGCGCAAAGTTCGCCGAGATAGTCAAAGTaggtgagactatcgaagatggCCTGAAGTCGGGAAAGATAGCCCGAGTGTCTGCATTACCTGGGTCTTCCGGACTG AATCCACCATCGATTCCCCAAAATTTTCCCTCTATATATCAAAACTACCCCAAAGCTTATCAAGTCCCTCCCCATTACAAGAATGTTGCTCCCAGCTGCGCTAATGTACAACCAAGCTATCGAGCACTGTCCCCTTCATATCAAATACAAACCCCAGCATATCTAAGCCCCCATCCAAATTACCAAGCCCCAATGCTAAACTGTCAAACAAATCCCTACCCCAGAACCCAATCTCCACGACCAAACGCCCGCAATTACCAACAAGTCCATCCCCCTCAACAGAGCGGGTATGATCCCCCTCGCCCCAGGTTTGAGAAGAAGCCCTCCAGATGCTTCACCGCGTTGGCTGAAAGCAGAACTAAATTGTTCAAAAGATTATCCGCGACcggatacatccaccctgtgggGCCAAAGCCCGTGGATGTCGATTCCAGATTCTACAGACTGGAGcagagatgtgcttatcattccaataGTGTTGGACATGATACAGAAGACTTTATCAATCTTAAGCACAAGATCCAAGACTTGATTGACCAGGAAGTGGTCTCCCTTCAGCCTGCGGTGCCAAACGTCAACACGAACCCGTTGCCAAATCATGGGGGTGGGAACATCAACATGATAGAAACTGACGAAGATGAGCGTGAAGCCAAGAGAATTACTCCTGTTATTCAGGAAGACTTGGAAAAGGCTTTCGCTTCTTTGAGCGTCAGGGAAAAGAGAGAGTTTGTCATTCTGACACCTGCAAAggctgttgccttggtgccaGCAAAGACTCTCGCCAAGCCCAAGTTTGTTATACAAACGGTCGTGGATCAAGGCATGACTAGATCTTGCAGATGTTACACTCCTGACAAGCTTGCTCTCAGAGGACAAAAGAAAGATCATGCCAAGAGACCGATCAACGAAGCAGAAGCTGAGGAGTTCTGGAGAAGAATGCAACCCAAAGACTACTCCATTGTGAAGCACTTGGAGAAGACTCCAGCCTAG